One genomic window of Mercenaria mercenaria strain notata chromosome 2, MADL_Memer_1, whole genome shotgun sequence includes the following:
- the LOC128549901 gene encoding uncharacterized protein LOC128549901 — MKQVITESTHYTEHSNTFIDLLILSSTCPIKISWVGEPFLDQNIRFHCPIICCLDVTKPKPATFKRRVWKFDQGDYEGLRQEALTFDWQSLFDHDIDTYTNNITNQILSMSNKYIPNKIVTIRQSEPPWIHNDIRKCIRKRNRAYDKAKISQNPRHWQAYKQLRNKTTDMLRQAKHHLSVKISDKLKQPDLKTTDYWRILKQFIAPTNKSSIDTLHDDGNIVTDNTDKANLLNNFFQTQTQLNDQNKTLPPLHVNPDENVLTNIQIAEDEVEITLKSLNTGKASGPDNINSRILKELSHEIASPLCSLFNRSLHIGKVPSLWKLANVCAIHKKNDPYIVSNYRSISLLSTISKTLEKIIRKHTYNFFMSNNIISSLQSGFVPNDTTFNQHFSIYNSFC, encoded by the coding sequence ATGAAGCAAGTAATCACAGAATCTACACACTACACAGAACACTCTAACACATTCATTGACCTTCTAATACTATCTTCTACCTGTCCGATCAAAATTTCTTGGGTCGGCGAACCCTTTCTTGACCAAAACATAAGATTCCACTGTCCTATCATCTGCTGTCTGGATGTTACAAAGCCAAAACCAGCGACGTTTAAACGGAGAGTCTGGAAATTTGATCAAGGGGACTATGAAGGTCTACGTCAAGAAGCTTTAACATTTGATTGGCAGTCGCTCTTTGATCATGATATCGACACATACACAAATAATATTACAAACCAAATACTGTCTATGTCTAACAAATATATTCCAAACAAAATTGTTACAATACGACAATCAGAACCACCATGGATACACAACGACATACGCAAATGTATCAGAAAAAGAAATCGTGCATATGACAAagccaaaatatcacaaaacccTCGACACTGGCAAGCATACAAACaacttagaaacaaaacaactgaCATGCTCAGACAAGCCAAACACCACTTATCTGTAAAGATTTCAGATAAACTAAAACAGCCAGATCTTAAAACAACAGACTATTGGAGAATACTTAAACAATTCATTGCACCCACTAACAAATCAAGCATCGATACATTACATGATGATGGAAACATAGTCACAGACAACACAGACAAAGCCAACCTTCTGAACAATTTCTTTCAAACCCAAACACAACTCAACGATCAGAATAAAACACTTCCACCACTACATGTAAACCCAGATGAAAATGTCCTCACTAACATTCAAATCGCGGAAGACGAAGTAGAGATTACACTTAAATCACTTAATACAGGCAAAGCATCGGGTCCAGACAACATAAACAGTAGAATACTCAAAGAACTCTCCCACGAAATAGCAAGTCCTTTATGCTCTCTTTTCAACAGATCTCTTCATATAGGAAAAGTACCATCTCTTTGGAAATTAGCAAATGTCTGCGCTATTCATAAGAAAAACGACCCTTATATAGTCTCTAATTACAGATCTATATCACTACTAAGCACTATAAGTAAAACTCTTGAAAAAATCATTCGTAAGCACACATACAACTTCTTCATGTCCAACAATATTATCTCTTCACTTCAGTCAGGCTTTGTTCCCAACGACACAACTTTCAATCAACATTTTTCTATCTACAATTCTTTCTGTTAA